One Apostichopus japonicus isolate 1M-3 chromosome 7, ASM3797524v1, whole genome shotgun sequence genomic region harbors:
- the LOC139970086 gene encoding uncharacterized protein isoform X3, whose translation MVITLMVNWNYSVLRSACLGIYQFHIRITALGRNVYSLHEQGKCGLIFLETTFGGHMMWILHRVVYNMLMRKLMC comes from the exons ATGGTAATAACATTAATG gtaaactggaaTTATTCAGTACTGAGATCAGCCTGTTTAgggatttaccagtttcatatccggataacagctcttggaagaaatgtgtacagtttacatgagcagg gtaaatgtggattaatctttCTTGAGACGACTTTTGGGGGTCACATGATGTGGATCTTGCACAGAgtggtttacaatatgctgatg agaaagttgatgtgctaa
- the LOC139970086 gene encoding uncharacterized protein isoform X2, whose amino-acid sequence MVITLMVNWNYSVLRSACLGIYQFHIRITALGRNVYSLHEQGKCGLIFLETTFGGHMMWILHRVVYNMLMVMISVYLEYSRTEKVDVLSPQHAQRYTLNGCGINGLNWLDEVTTNPKQL is encoded by the exons gtaaactggaaTTATTCAGTACTGAGATCAGCCTGTTTAgggatttaccagtttcatatccggataacagctcttggaagaaatgtgtacagtttacatgagcagg gtaaatgtggattaatctttCTTGAGACGACTTTTGGGGGTCACATGATGTGGATCTTGCACAGAgtggtttacaatatgctgatggtaatgaTTAGTGTATACTTAGAgtatagcaggactg agaaagttgatgtgctaagtcctcagcatgcacagcgatatactttgaatgggtgtggtatcaatggactcaactggttagatgaggtaacaacaaatcccaaacaactctga
- the LOC139970086 gene encoding uncharacterized protein isoform X1, translating to MVITLMVNWNYSVLRSACLGIYQFHIRITALGRNVYSLHEQGKCGLIFLETTFGGHMMWILHRVVYNMLMVMISVYLEYSRTEKVDVLSPQHAQRYTLNGCGINGLNWLDEVTTNPKQL from the exons ATGGTAATAACATTAATG gtaaactggaaTTATTCAGTACTGAGATCAGCCTGTTTAgggatttaccagtttcatatccggataacagctcttggaagaaatgtgtacagtttacatgagcagg gtaaatgtggattaatctttCTTGAGACGACTTTTGGGGGTCACATGATGTGGATCTTGCACAGAgtggtttacaatatgctgatggtaatgaTTAGTGTATACTTAGAgtatagcaggactg agaaagttgatgtgctaagtcctcagcatgcacagcgatatactttgaatgggtgtggtatcaatggactcaactggttagatgaggtaacaacaaatcccaaacaactctga